From the genome of Candidatus Defluviilinea proxima:
GTTACTCGCCACCATCATGGTCATCAGCCTCAGCATTATCCTTCTCGCGGCATTGGCAATGAGCACAGCCCTGACCGTGTTGAATGGCTGGTTGAAAACTCTGATCACGCCAGAAACATCCTTTTTGCTGGAAGGCGGAAATCTATTAACAGGTTTTGGGCTGATCACATTGTTATTCGCGCTGATGTTCAAGTTACTCCCCGATGTAAAAATTGCATGGCGCGTCGTTTGGGTTGGCGCTGTTGTGACATCCCTCCTGTTCAACATCGGCGCATTTCTGATTGGTCTATATTTGGGATACGGCGGCGCACAGTCGGCGCTTGGAGCGGCAAGCTCACTGGTCATCATCATGATCTGGATCGCCTACTCTTCACAGATCATTTTCTTCGGGGCAAAATTTGCGCTTGTGTACGGTGCCGCCATCGGCAAACCCATCCTGCCTTCGTCTAATGCTGTGAGCATGAAGTTATTGCCTCACGATATTTCATTGTCCCAATAAAAATTCAGGCCATGCTCAATTGCATGACCTGAACCATCTATTTCAGCGCTTCCCTGAAATCGTAGATCCCATCTTTCACTTCCCACTTTTTTTTACAACTGGAACATTCCAGATACTC
Proteins encoded in this window:
- a CDS encoding YihY/virulence factor BrkB family protein codes for the protein MKTLKFILRLFYDAYNEWSHDRAARIGAALAYYALFSLAPLLVIMIAIAGSVYGEAAVQGQIVEAISGQIGQEAATTVEKLLVNVYDAGSRLFPTLVSIVILIYGATNLFSQIRDALNTMWHVRPKPSAHFLGGVLEIAWDRLLATIMVISLSIILLAALAMSTALTVLNGWLKTLITPETSFLLEGGNLLTGFGLITLLFALMFKLLPDVKIAWRVVWVGAVVTSLLFNIGAFLIGLYLGYGGAQSALGAASSLVIIMIWIAYSSQIIFFGAKFALVYGAAIGKPILPSSNAVSMKLLPHDISLSQ